Proteins encoded within one genomic window of Solea senegalensis isolate Sse05_10M linkage group LG11, IFAPA_SoseM_1, whole genome shotgun sequence:
- the ddx19a gene encoding ATP-dependent RNA helicase DDX19A — protein MSQNSWAQAVDVQETTALSVQLDSSKKVQGLYGGRYTRGDVNANIVLEKKENGGRTKDGDSVDPAEQSLLYKLIRRSLVRNRNQVEVLQRDPTSPLYSVKTFEELRLKPELLKGVYNMGFNRPSRIQENALPMMLAQPPQNLIAQAQSGTGKTAAFSLAMLSHVDPANKWTQCLCIAPTYELALQIGHVIEQMGTFYPDVQLAYAIRGNRMERGIKLQQQIVIGTPGTVLDWCTKFKHIDPKKITMFVLDEADVMIATQGHRDQSFRIHRQLPKDCQMLLFSATFEDSVWKFAEKVVPDPNIIKLNREEETLDTIKQFYVVCKQEEDKFIALCNLYGCLTIAQAMIFCHTRRMAAWLAANLTQEGHQVALLSGEMTVEQRAAVIERFRDGKEKVLVTTNVCSRGIDVEQVSLVVNFDLPVDINGNAHNETYLHRIGRTGRFGRKGFAVNMVDSEHSMDIIHQIEMHFNRKIIEIDTSNLEEMEKLFS, from the exons ATGTCCCAGAACTCGTGGGCGCAGGCTGTCGATGTCCAGGAGACCACAGCTCTCTCAGTGCAG TTGGACTCTTCCAAAAAAGTACAGGGTTTGTATGGAGGACGTTACACGAGAGGAGACGTAAACG CGAACATTGTcctggagaaaaaagaaaatggaggcaGGACCAAAGACGGGGATTCGGTGGACCCGGCTGAACAATCCCTGCTATACAAACTGATCCGCCGCTCTCTGGTGCGGAACAGAAACCAGGTGGAGGTCCTTCAGAGGGACCCAACCTCCCCTCTCTACTCGGTCAAGACGTTTGAGGAGCTGAGACT GAAACCTGAGCTGTTGAAGGGTGTGTACAACATGGGCTTTAACAGACCGTCCAGAATCCAGGAGAATGCATTGCCCATGATGCTGGCACAGCC ACCTCAGAATCTGATTGCACAGGCTCAGTCCGGCACAGGTAAAACTGCTGCGTTTTCTCTGGCCATGCTCAGTCATGTAGACCCAGCCAATAAGTGGACTCAG TGCCTGTGCATTGCACCAACATATGAGCTCGCGCTGCAGATCGGTCATGTCATCGAGCAAATGGGAACATTTTATCCAGACGTGCAACTTGCATATGCCATTCGTGGCAACAGAA TGGAACGAGGCATCAAGCTACAACAGCAGATTGTCATTGGAACACCAGGCACAGTCCTCGACTGGTGCACCAAGTTCAAGCACATCGACCCCAAGAAGATCACCATGTTTGTGCTGGATGAAGCAGATGTGATGATCGCCACGCAGGGTCATCGTGACCAGAGCTTTCGAATCCATAG ACAGCTACCAAAGGACTGCCAAATGCTCTTGTTCTCTGCAACATTTGAGGACTCTGTGTGGAAGTTTGCAGAGAAAGTGGTTCCCGACCCAAATATCATCAAGCTGAACCGTGAAGAGGAGACGCTGGACACAATCAAACAGTTCTACGTGGTCTGCaagcaggaggaggacaagTTCATTGCTCTTTGCAATCTCTACGGATGTCTTACCATTGCACAGGCAATGATCTTCTGCCAC actcGCAGGATGGCTGCTTGGCTAGCTGCAAACCTGACTCAAGAGGGCCACCAGGTGGCATTGCTGAGTGGAGAAATGACCGTGGAGCAAAGGGCTGCTGTCATTGAACGCTTCCGTGATGGCAAGGAGAAGGTGCTCGTGACCACGAATGTGTGCTCTAGAG GTATTGATGTTGAGCAGGTGTCACTTGTGGTCAACTTTGACCTGCCGGTGGACATAAATGGAAATGCCCACAATGAGACATACCTTCACCGGATTGGCCGGACTGGACGCTTTGGCAGAAAAGGATTTGCTGTCAACATGGTTGACAGTGAGCACAGCATGGACATCATCCACCAGATTGAGATGCATTTCA acaGGAAAATCATAGAAATTGACACCAGCAATCTTGAAGAAATGGAAAAGCTGTTCAGTTGA
- the ubxn10 gene encoding UBX domain-containing protein 10, with the protein MHLTRPKSSKGRSRPAAPAANNDSPHAGDHIPGSPESAVQHSRRDRNLRSQSQPTMSMREDQVLHLLRQRAPDAPPQSLNKYKVLPSIERRRSEVSADAAAAASAGGGGSLDQHMSALTLSGHAVLQRADGSHRIRSKPLEPEPGGRTTSREAGANGSLLLAIRAPCGRRFEQHFESTDTLLTVRASAEVRFGHRYGEAFIETMDVPRRSFTDMDMTLDQCDIVNRSVLCITLNSNDSVVQHE; encoded by the coding sequence ATGCATTTAACGAGACCCAAGTCTTCTAAGGGAAGGAGCAggcctgctgctcctgctgctaaTAACGACTCCCCGCATGCAGGTGACCATATCCCCGGAAGTCCAGAGTCCGCTGTCCAACACAGCAGAAGGGACAGAAACCTCCGCTCACAGTCTCAGCCCACTATGTCCATGAGGGAGGACCAAGTACTGCACCTGCTGCGGCAGCGCGCTCCCGATGCTCCGCCACAGTCCTTAAACAAGTACAAGGTCCTGCCGTCCATCGAGAGGAGGCGGTCAGAGGTGagtgctgatgctgctgctgctgcttctgcaggaggaggaggaagtctGGACCAACACATGTCTGCGCTCACGCTGTCCGGTCATGCTGTCCTGCAGCGGGCTGACGGGTCTCACAGGATCCGGTCCAAGCCTCTAGAACCGGAGCCAGGAGGACGAACAACAAGCAGAGAAGCTGGTGCCAACGGCAGTTTGCTCTTAGCCATAAGAGCCCCGTGTGGCAGGAGGTTTGAGCAGCACTTTGAGTCCACGGACACTCTGCTGACGGTGAGAGCCAGTGCAGAGGTCAGGTTTGGACACAGGTATGGAGAGGCCTTCATTGAAACTATGGATGTGCCACGCAGGAGCTTCACAGACATGGATATGACTTTGGATCAGTGTGACATCGTGAACAGATCAGTGCTGTGCATCACACTCAACAGCAATGACAGTGTGGTGCaacatgagtga
- the LOC122777229 gene encoding ceramide-1-phosphate transfer protein, with protein sequence MADSAASQDQKFCLQEVLDTFKLCLSEKKEVYLQHYVDGWRGLVKLLNSLGNVFGFISKDAVSKIQILVNHLSGENGSQYVTVQSMVKYEMDNGLVDLTKRGSHPESGCRTLLRLHRALRWLDLFLERLRTSTEDDKTSVMCAEAYNQSLARHHPWVVRTAAGVAFCVLPGRPAFFEVMNVGPPENVVAILGEALPLISEVYQVTEELYAQNNLLDIP encoded by the exons ATGGCTGATTCGGCGGCATCACAGGACCAGAAATTCTGTTTACAGGAGGTGCTCGACACGTTCAAGCTCTGTCTGTCGGAAAAGAAGGAAGTTTACCTGCAACACTATGTCGATGGCTGGCGTGGGCTTGTCAA GCTTCTGAACAGCTTAGGCAACGTCTTTGGCTTCATTTCCAAGGATGCTGTCAGCAAGATCCAGATTCTGGTCAACCACCTGAGTGGGGAGAATGGGTCTCAATACGTCACTGTCCAGTCGATGGTAAAATATGAGATGGACAATGGACTTGTGGACCTGACCAAGAGAGGCAGCCACCCCGAGTCGGGCTGCCGTACTCTGCTGAGGCTCCACCGTGCACTGAGGTGGCTGGATCTTTTCCTGGAGAGACTCCGCACCAGCACTGAGGACGACAAGACGTCCGTCATGTGTGCAGAGGCGTACAATCAGTCTCTTGCCCGGCACCACCCATGGGTGGTCCGGACAGCAGCGGGCGTGGCATTCTGCGTGCTCCCTGGCCGTCCTGCTTTCTTTGAGGTGATGAATGTCGGCCCCCCAGAAAATGTTGTGGCCATACTGGGAGAAGCACTGCCTCTAATCTCTGAGGTGTACCAAGTTACGGAGGAACTTTATGCTCAAAATAATCTGCTGGATATACCATAG
- the ints11 gene encoding integrator complex subunit 11, translating into MPEINVTPLGAGQDVGRSCILVSIGGKNIMLDCGMHMGYNDDRRFPDFSYITQNGRLTEFLDCVIISHFHLDHCGALPYMSEMVGYDGPIYMTHPTKAICPILLEDFRKITVDKKGETNFFTSQMIKDCMKKVVPLNLHQTVQVDDELEIKAYYAGHVLGAAMVHIKVGSESVVYTGDYNMTPDRHLGAAWIDKCRPDILISESTYATTIRDSKRCRERDFLKKVHESIERGGKVLIPVFALGRAQELCILLETFWERMNLKAPIYFSTGLTEKANHYYKLFITWTNQKIRKTFVQRNMFEFKHIKPFDRSYADNPGPMVVFATPGMLHAGQSLQIFKKWAGNEKNMVIMPGYCVQGTIGHKILNGQRKLEMEGRSTLDVKLQVEYMSFSAHADAKGIMQLIRMAEPRNMLLVHGEAVKMEFLKGKIEQEFSIDCYMPANGETATVTTNPSVPVDISLNLLKREMALGGPLPDPKKPRTMHGTLIMKENSLKLVSSEQALKDLGLNEHQLRFTCRVQLQDPHSDPDTLQRIYVHLKSVLKGYTIQHLPDGTVMVESIVIKVSSSTEDPNTKVLLLSWSYQDEDLGSFLSTLLKKGLPSGL; encoded by the exons ATGCCTGAAATAAACGTAACGCCACTTG gTGCTGGACAGGATGTCGGCCGCAGCTGCATTCTCGTCTCAATTGGAGGAAAAAACATCatgttggactgtgggatgCACATGGGATATAATGATGAT AGACGTTTCCCAGATTTTTCCTACATAACCCAGAATGGACGCCTGACAgaatttttggactgtgtgatcATCAG CCATTTCCACCTGGATCACTGTGGTGCGCTGCCCTACATGAGTGAGATGGTTGGCTACGACGGCCCCATCTACATGACCCACCCCACCAAGGCCATCTGTCCTATTTTACTGGAAGACTTCCGCAAGATTACTGTTGACAAAAAGGGAGAGACcaactttttcacttcacaGATGATCAAGGACTGCATGAAGAAAGTGGTACCTTTGAATCTTCACCAAACGGTCCAG GTCGATGATGAGCTGGAGATCAAGGCGTACTATGCAGGCCATGTCCTCGGAGCTGCCATGGTGCACATCAAAGTGGGGTCAGAGTCTGTGGTCTACACT ggAGATTACAACATGACACCTGACAGGCATTTAGG CGCTGCATGGATTGATAAGTGCCGTCCAGACATCCTCATCTCAGAGTCGACGTACGCCACCACCATCCGTGATTCGAAGAGATGCCGAGAGAGAGACTTTTTGAAGAAAGTGCATGAAAGCatagaaagaggaggaaaa GTTCTCATTCCTGTTTTTGCACTTGGACGAGCACAAGAACTCTGCATCCTGCTGGAAACATTTTG GGAGAGAATGAACTTAAAGGCCCCAATCTACTTCTCCACTGGGCTGACGGAGAAAGCTAATCATTACTACAAGCTTTTCATAACATGGACCAACCAAAAGATTCGGAAAACCTTTGTACAGagaaacatgtttgaatttaaGCACATCAAACCTTTCGATCGATCCTATGCCGATAATCCCGGACCTATG GTGGTGTTTGCCACACCAGGTATGCTGCATGCTGGTCAGTCTTTGCAAATCTTTAAGAAATGGGCTGGCAATGAGAAGAACATG GTGATTATGCCTGGTTACTGTGTACAAGGAACGATTGGTCATAAGATCTTAAATGGgcagaggaaactggagatgGAAGGGAGATCGACG TTGGACGTGAAACTGCAGGTGGAGTACATGTCCTTCAGTGCCCATGCAGATGCTAAAGGCATTATGCAGCTCATTCGTATGGCAGAGCCTCGCAACATGCTGCTGGTACACGGGGAGGCTGTCAAAATGGAGTTCCTCAAGGGAAAGATCGAACAGGAGTTCA GTATAGACTGTTACATGCCAGCGAATGGCGAGACGGCAACTGTGACGACAAACCCCAGTGTTCCGGTGGATATCTCGCTCAACCTGCTCAAGAGGGAGATGGCTCTCGGGG GTCCTCTGCCTGATCCCAAAAAACCTCGCACCATGCATGGAACGCTGATCATGAAAGAGAAC AGCCTGAAGCTGGTGTCCTCAGAGCAGGCTCTGAAGGACCTGGGCCTCAACGAACACCAGCTGCGCTTCACCTGCCGCGTGCAGCTCCAAGACCCGCACAGTGATCCCGACACACTCCAAAGGATCTATGTACACCTGAAAAG TGTATTAAAAGGTTACACTATCCAGCACCTCCCCGACGGCACTGTCATGGTGGAGTCTATTGTCATCAAAGTGTCGTCCTCCACTGAGGACCCCAACACCAAGGTCCTGCTGCTTTCTTGGAGCTATCAG gATGAAGACTTGGGCAGTTTCCTTTCAACTCTGCTGAAGAAGGGGCTTCCATCTGGACTGTGa
- the LOC122777227 gene encoding P2Y purinoceptor 1 — protein sequence MMNVTDLGCNIATVEFQYYLFPVVYILALVVGLPGNLAALFVFTFKITPRTAFSVYISNLALADIIILCTLPFRIHYHLNRNNWVFGDVACRITGILFFANIYLSICFMTCICVDRYMATVHPHTYLRMRRPWVSLAVSAVLWCVITVAMLIFVLMGPLETNADKSGSHSCFENFAKHEWNTRLGTYSLLSLIFCSLLPSMIILVCYPLAVRRISMIRTKTAQRAVRVIYTILAITLLCFLPNHVVYLLHLLHRMEVIKSCTSANHIYVARRVTMALVTLNTCLDPVLYYVTTRHCKWKRLNMRWLRKRVQKRSGVYTIAVS from the coding sequence atgatgaacgtcaCTGACTTAGGCTGCAACATCGCTACAGTTGAGTTCCAGTACTACCTCTTTCCAGTGGTCTACATCCTGGCTTTAGTTGTAGGTCTGCCGGGAAATCTGGCAGCTCTCTTTGTCTTCACCTTCAAGATCACCCCTCGCACAGCCTTCAGTGTTTACATCAGTAACCTGGCTCTGGCAGACATCATCATCCTCTGCACTCTACCATTTCGAATCCACTACCACCTCAACAGGAACAACTGGGTGTTTGGGGACGTTGCCTGTCGCATCACAGGGATTCTCTTCTTCGCCAACATCTACTTGAGCATCTGTTTCATGACTTGTATCTGTGTGGACCGCTACATGGCCACGGTCCATCCGCACACCTATCTGAGGATGCGGCGGCCCTGGGTCTCTCTGGCTGTGAGCGCGGTGCTCTGGTGCGTCATCACAGTGGCAATGCTCATCTTTGTCCTCATGGGACCTCTGGAAACAAACGCAGACAAATCTGGAAGCCACAGCTGCTTTGAGAATTTCGCCAAGCATGAGTGGAACACACGTTTGGGGACTTACAGCCTGCTCAGCCTGATCTTCTGCTCCCTGCTGCCGTCCATGATCATCCTGGTGTGTTACCCACTGGCTGTGAGGCGCATCTCCATGATCCGAACAAAAACAGCCCAAAGGGCTGTGAGGGTCATTTACACCATCCTGGCGATCACGCTGCTCTGCTTCCTGCCCAACCATGTGGTCTACCTGCTGCACCTTCTGCATCGCATGGAAGTCATCAAGAGCTGCACCTCTGCCAACCACATCTATGTCGCCAGGCGGGTCACCATGGCCCTCGTCACCCTCAACACATGCCTGGACCCTGTGCTTTACTACGTCACCACCCGCCACTGCAAGTGGAAGCGTTTAAACATGAGGTGGCTGCGTAAACGGGTTCAGAAGAGAAGCGGTGTTTATACCATTGCAGTGAGTtga